In Streptomyces showdoensis, the following proteins share a genomic window:
- a CDS encoding FG-GAP-like repeat-containing protein — MRPTPTRARVDDPPRRGRAARVTAAALAAVLLGTLPATEAGAATTAPAPGKGKAAERAAAPKRAANAADTALHAKATAEAKRTGKAVELPSKRTETDDVWANPDGTFTQNHALTPIRVLRGGKLVTADTGLSRQSDGRIAPRATRVGLTFSGGGKAPLVTMRKDGRDISLTWPKALPAPRIEGDTAVYPEVLRGVDLRVTADVTGFSHQLVVKNRAAADNPALASLGFGLKGKGVTVRKEANGELRALDPAGKALFTSAKPQMWDSGADRPAAEPAAAPQARTAARAAKAPAPVADRVAAVDGISTGTRQADLGVDLSGGTLTLTPDRRLLTAPGTTYPVVIDPQWRDDWKSAWALAYKHNSFPNSANTNYWNGGTLSKEARVGCAKDAANNNNVVCAKTFFQVNMGALWDKQILSSTFRIQQKYAGSWSCKSGDIQIWDTDGIGGGTTWNNQPAWKRMVDSSGQSFGGRNCPGDGDLIELNVTSAVTDAARWHWPAWTMGLKSANDTVDVSWRKMNPDSARISTQYNTVPDSVGERGSDPSVSCGGGMIGTTDQVVLRARVSDGDDNSIRAEFNYWNDKDYWGTIKRPQVWVTSGNVAQVRIPAAELPTGTYRWDVRALDDYAAGPWAGQCVFSIDATRPGHPPKVSSPQFPENDPDNTSQARTKGVFTFNANGESDVVKYQWWTESDPKVREVPTSVAGGEASVEYTPSTTGPQTLFVRSLDAANNRSDLKAYLFYAKRKPTRDKPGDLNGDGTVDIWSVDPGSGHLWMHPGKGDGTFDLSKKLSNRGPFGDAVSLSHRGSWNTDYYEDLVALRPAPGGGRKDLIVYPGNGDGDLQPVDANRIVLATAMEDNDKWAQADQAVVISSVDDDSKDGKVDANDQPDLLVKAGAELYLYLGSTGAYLDVTDAGFRPPILLGNADWQNMTLIAPGDLNGDALPEIWARDKVTGKIHQYTSRVTTDTASATVADLTVYGEASARTTAIATGFTTPQNLQSNGDFEGNGYADLWSRDATGEITEFPGRAPSGGSSFGAGRRLVLGGTPWTECQSFTSNETGTHSLCGPILAKYLAKGGPGGYGYPTTDVLVPADGEGRYAGFRANGVGGENASIYWHPTTGAWMVQNGIRDYWRSLGGENGFLGYPTSDESTTFESDAWVTTFRGSGGEGAIYWTYDFGGRSIHGTIYKKYLELGGPSGFGYPTTDETNVDDGIGRYNHFRRRGETSDTRSIFWTTTTGQAWGVWGSIRNKWLSLGAGKSWLGYPQSEEYDVAGGPRTDFQNGYIRHNRWTGATDEHHWNDRTDGLRKELAGDFNGDGRSDLATVYDYGSDAMSLYTHAAKADGGFAAPVVAHTNPAWTWRVSQSQWISGDFNGDGRDDLAALYGYGDGANGMFTFLGKADGTFTSLGRSAYTGPGNWDATKGKLVAGDFNGDGRDDVVMLYDHGNCDTGAYTFLSKADGTFNNIFGSWRSGAGNWCQGQTKFVGGDFNGDGRDDLVGLYGYNDGSVTAWTLPSKADGGFATTVPSWHKNPGLWEWWRSKLTAGDYNGDGRADLAVMYDYAYGNASLFTLTAKPDGGLNEDVRSWQAPANTWHVQEASFPVSGDTDKDGREDIAIMYNDGTGGTAAHTFKARPDGGFENPLKSWQAAPGTW, encoded by the coding sequence GTGAGACCCACCCCGACGCGCGCCCGCGTCGACGATCCGCCCCGCCGCGGCAGAGCGGCCCGTGTCACCGCCGCGGCCCTCGCCGCCGTGCTGCTCGGCACCCTGCCCGCCACCGAGGCCGGCGCCGCCACCACGGCACCCGCCCCCGGCAAGGGCAAGGCCGCCGAGCGCGCCGCCGCTCCGAAGCGCGCCGCGAACGCCGCCGACACGGCCCTGCACGCTAAGGCGACCGCCGAGGCCAAGCGCACCGGCAAGGCGGTCGAACTCCCCTCGAAGCGCACCGAGACCGACGACGTCTGGGCCAACCCGGACGGCACGTTCACCCAGAACCACGCCCTGACCCCGATCCGGGTCCTGCGCGGGGGGAAGCTGGTCACCGCGGACACGGGGCTCAGCCGGCAGAGCGACGGCCGGATCGCCCCCCGTGCCACCCGTGTCGGGCTCACCTTCTCCGGCGGCGGCAAGGCCCCGCTCGTCACCATGCGCAAGGACGGCCGGGACATCTCCCTGACCTGGCCGAAGGCGCTGCCCGCCCCGCGCATCGAGGGCGACACCGCCGTCTACCCCGAGGTCCTGCGCGGCGTCGACCTGCGGGTCACCGCCGACGTGACCGGCTTCTCGCACCAGCTGGTCGTCAAGAACCGCGCGGCCGCCGACAACCCGGCCCTCGCCTCCCTCGGCTTCGGCCTCAAGGGCAAGGGCGTGACCGTCCGCAAGGAGGCCAACGGCGAGCTGCGCGCCCTCGACCCCGCCGGCAAGGCCCTCTTCACCTCGGCCAAGCCGCAGATGTGGGACTCCGGCGCCGACCGCCCGGCCGCCGAGCCGGCCGCCGCGCCCCAGGCCCGTACCGCCGCCCGCGCCGCCAAGGCCCCGGCACCGGTCGCCGACCGGGTCGCCGCCGTCGACGGCATCTCGACCGGCACCCGCCAGGCCGACCTCGGCGTCGACCTGAGCGGCGGCACGCTCACCCTCACGCCCGACCGCAGGCTGCTGACGGCGCCCGGCACCACCTACCCCGTCGTCATCGACCCGCAGTGGCGCGACGACTGGAAGTCGGCCTGGGCCCTCGCCTACAAGCACAACTCCTTCCCCAACTCGGCGAACACCAACTACTGGAACGGTGGCACGCTCAGCAAGGAAGCCCGCGTCGGCTGCGCCAAGGACGCCGCGAACAACAACAACGTCGTCTGCGCGAAGACCTTCTTCCAGGTCAACATGGGCGCCCTGTGGGACAAGCAGATCCTGTCCTCCACCTTCCGCATCCAGCAGAAGTACGCGGGCTCCTGGAGCTGCAAGTCCGGTGACATCCAGATCTGGGACACCGACGGCATCGGCGGCGGCACCACCTGGAACAACCAGCCCGCCTGGAAGCGCATGGTGGACTCCTCGGGCCAGTCCTTCGGCGGGCGCAACTGCCCTGGCGACGGCGACCTGATCGAGCTCAACGTCACCTCCGCGGTGACCGACGCGGCCCGCTGGCACTGGCCGGCCTGGACCATGGGCCTCAAGTCCGCCAACGACACCGTCGACGTGTCCTGGCGCAAGATGAACCCCGACAGCGCCCGCATCTCCACCCAGTACAACACCGTGCCCGACTCCGTCGGCGAGCGCGGCTCCGACCCGTCGGTGTCCTGCGGCGGCGGCATGATCGGCACCACCGACCAGGTCGTGCTCCGCGCCCGCGTCTCGGACGGCGACGACAACAGCATCCGCGCGGAGTTCAACTACTGGAACGACAAGGACTACTGGGGCACCATCAAGCGCCCCCAGGTCTGGGTCACCAGCGGCAACGTCGCCCAGGTCCGCATCCCCGCGGCCGAGCTCCCCACCGGCACCTACCGCTGGGACGTGCGCGCGCTCGACGACTACGCGGCCGGCCCCTGGGCCGGTCAGTGCGTCTTCAGCATCGACGCGACCCGGCCCGGCCACCCGCCGAAGGTGTCCTCTCCCCAGTTCCCCGAGAACGACCCGGACAACACCTCGCAGGCCCGCACCAAGGGCGTCTTCACCTTCAACGCCAACGGCGAGTCCGATGTCGTGAAGTACCAGTGGTGGACCGAGTCCGACCCCAAGGTCCGCGAGGTCCCCACGAGCGTCGCCGGCGGTGAGGCGTCCGTCGAGTACACGCCGTCCACGACCGGCCCGCAGACCCTGTTCGTGCGCAGCCTCGACGCGGCGAACAACCGCTCCGACCTGAAGGCGTACCTCTTCTACGCCAAGCGCAAGCCGACCCGCGACAAGCCCGGCGACCTCAACGGCGACGGGACCGTCGACATCTGGAGCGTCGACCCGGGCTCGGGTCACCTGTGGATGCACCCCGGCAAGGGCGACGGCACCTTCGACCTCTCCAAGAAGCTGAGCAACCGGGGCCCCTTCGGCGACGCCGTGTCCCTGTCGCACCGGGGCAGCTGGAACACCGACTACTACGAGGACCTGGTCGCCCTGCGCCCGGCGCCCGGCGGCGGCCGCAAGGACCTGATCGTCTACCCGGGCAACGGCGACGGCGACCTGCAGCCGGTCGACGCCAACCGCATCGTGCTGGCCACCGCGATGGAGGACAACGACAAGTGGGCCCAGGCCGACCAGGCCGTCGTCATCAGCAGCGTCGACGACGACAGCAAGGACGGCAAGGTCGATGCCAATGACCAGCCCGACCTGCTGGTCAAGGCCGGCGCGGAGCTCTACCTCTACCTCGGCTCGACGGGCGCCTACCTCGACGTCACCGACGCCGGCTTCCGCCCGCCGATCCTGCTCGGCAACGCCGACTGGCAGAACATGACCCTGATCGCCCCCGGCGACCTCAACGGCGACGCGCTGCCGGAGATCTGGGCCCGCGACAAGGTGACCGGCAAGATCCACCAGTACACCAGCCGGGTCACCACCGACACGGCTTCGGCGACCGTCGCCGACCTCACGGTGTACGGCGAGGCCTCGGCCCGCACCACCGCGATAGCCACCGGCTTCACCACTCCGCAGAACCTCCAGAGCAACGGCGACTTCGAGGGCAACGGCTACGCCGACCTGTGGTCGCGCGACGCCACCGGCGAGATCACCGAGTTCCCGGGCCGCGCCCCCAGTGGCGGTTCCTCCTTCGGAGCGGGCCGCAGGCTCGTCCTCGGCGGCACCCCCTGGACCGAGTGCCAGAGCTTCACCTCGAACGAGACCGGCACGCACAGCCTGTGCGGACCGATCCTGGCCAAGTACCTGGCGAAGGGCGGCCCGGGCGGCTACGGCTACCCGACCACCGACGTCCTGGTCCCCGCCGACGGCGAGGGGCGGTACGCGGGCTTCCGCGCCAACGGCGTCGGCGGCGAGAACGCCTCCATCTACTGGCACCCGACCACCGGCGCCTGGATGGTCCAGAACGGCATCCGGGACTACTGGAGGTCGCTCGGCGGCGAGAACGGCTTCCTGGGCTACCCGACCTCGGACGAGTCGACCACCTTCGAGAGCGACGCCTGGGTCACCACCTTCCGCGGCTCCGGCGGCGAAGGCGCGATCTACTGGACGTACGACTTCGGCGGCCGTTCCATCCACGGCACCATCTACAAGAAGTACCTGGAGCTGGGCGGCCCGTCCGGCTTCGGCTACCCGACCACCGACGAGACCAACGTCGACGACGGCATCGGCCGGTACAACCACTTCCGCCGCCGCGGCGAGACCTCCGACACCCGCTCCATCTTCTGGACCACCACCACGGGCCAGGCCTGGGGCGTGTGGGGCAGCATCCGCAACAAGTGGCTGTCGCTGGGCGCCGGGAAGAGCTGGCTCGGCTACCCGCAGTCGGAGGAGTACGACGTGGCGGGCGGTCCCCGGACCGACTTCCAGAACGGCTACATCCGCCACAACCGCTGGACCGGCGCCACCGACGAGCACCACTGGAACGACCGCACCGACGGCCTCCGCAAGGAGCTGGCGGGCGACTTCAACGGTGACGGCCGCTCCGACCTGGCCACGGTCTACGACTACGGCAGCGACGCGATGAGCCTGTACACGCACGCGGCCAAGGCGGACGGCGGCTTCGCCGCGCCCGTGGTCGCCCACACCAACCCCGCGTGGACCTGGCGCGTCTCCCAGTCCCAGTGGATCTCCGGCGACTTCAACGGTGACGGCCGGGACGACCTGGCCGCGCTCTACGGCTACGGCGACGGCGCCAACGGCATGTTCACCTTCCTGGGCAAGGCCGACGGCACCTTCACCTCGCTCGGGCGCAGCGCCTACACGGGCCCGGGCAACTGGGACGCCACCAAGGGCAAGCTGGTCGCCGGCGACTTCAACGGCGACGGCCGCGACGACGTGGTCATGCTCTACGACCACGGCAACTGCGACACCGGCGCGTACACCTTCCTGTCGAAGGCGGACGGCACCTTCAACAACATCTTCGGCAGCTGGCGCTCCGGCGCCGGCAACTGGTGCCAGGGCCAGACCAAGTTCGTCGGCGGCGACTTCAACGGCGACGGCCGGGACGACCTCGTCGGCCTCTACGGCTACAACGACGGCTCGGTCACCGCGTGGACCCTGCCGAGCAAGGCCGACGGCGGCTTCGCCACGACGGTCCCGTCCTGGCACAAGAACCCCGGTCTGTGGGAGTGGTGGCGCTCCAAGCTCACCGCCGGCGACTACAACGGCGACGGCCGCGCCGACCTGGCCGTGATGTACGACTACGCCTACGGCAACGCGTCGCTGTTCACCCTGACCGCCAAGCCGGACGGCGGCCTCAACGAGGACGTCCGCAGCTGGCAGGCGCCCGCCAACACCTGGCACGTCCAGGAGGCGTCGTTCCCGGTCTCCGGCGACACCGACAAGGACGGCCGCGAGGACATCGCGATCATGTACAACGACGGAACGGGCGGCACCGCGGCCCACACCTTCAAGGCCCGTCCGGACGGGGGCTTCGAGAACCCCCTGAAGAGCTGGCAGGCCGCCCCGGGCACCTGGTGA
- a CDS encoding L-threonylcarbamoyladenylate synthase codes for MAKYFDVHPQTPQTRTIGTVVDSLRAGALIAYPTDSCFALGCRLGNHDALERIRSIRRLDDRHHFTLVCENFAQLGQFVQVDNDVFRAIKAATPGSYTFILPATREVPRRLMHPKKKTVGVRIPDHTVTRALLAELGEPLVSSTLLLPDEAEPLTQGWEIKERLDHVLDAVVDSGDCGTEPTTVVDFSGGEAEIVRRGAGDPSRFE; via the coding sequence ATGGCGAAGTACTTCGACGTTCATCCGCAGACCCCGCAGACCCGGACCATCGGCACCGTGGTCGACAGCCTCCGGGCCGGCGCCCTCATCGCGTACCCGACCGACTCCTGTTTCGCGCTCGGCTGCCGGCTCGGCAACCACGACGCCCTGGAGCGCATCCGGTCGATCCGGCGCCTCGACGACCGGCACCACTTCACCCTGGTGTGCGAGAACTTCGCGCAGCTGGGCCAGTTCGTCCAGGTCGACAACGACGTGTTCCGGGCGATCAAGGCGGCCACGCCGGGCAGCTACACCTTCATCCTCCCGGCCACCCGGGAGGTGCCGCGCCGGCTGATGCACCCCAAGAAGAAGACGGTCGGCGTCCGCATTCCCGACCACACCGTGACCCGCGCGCTGCTCGCCGAGCTGGGCGAGCCCCTGGTGTCCAGCACCCTGCTGCTGCCCGACGAGGCCGAGCCGCTGACCCAGGGCTGGGAGATCAAGGAGCGGCTCGACCACGTGCTGGACGCCGTCGTGGACTCGGGCGACTGCGGCACCGAGCCCACGACGGTCGTCGACTTCTCCGGCGGCGAGGCCGAGATCGTACGGCGCGGGGCGGGGGACCCCTCGCGCTTCGAGTGA
- a CDS encoding serine/threonine dehydratase, producing MHMLSHADVKTAADRIAGHVRPVTVAPGDGDGVSFALELMQHTGSFKARGALNFLLAHREAGTLPAAGVTIASGGNAGLACAWAARGQDARATVFLPTTAPKVKVDRLLGYGADVRLVGTEYAEALAASDAFAAETGALASHAYDHPLIAAGAGTLLEEVQRGLPGLDTVVVSVGGGGLFAGVAAAARAHGVRVVAVEPENCRALHAALEAGRPVDVAVDSVAADSLGARRASAAALEAARQDHVRSVLVTDADIVRARRSLWDERRLAVEHAAATAHAALGTAYRPEPGERVCVVLCGANTDPSDLVAAPRR from the coding sequence GTGCACATGCTGAGCCACGCCGACGTCAAGACCGCAGCCGACCGGATCGCCGGCCATGTCCGTCCCGTCACGGTCGCCCCCGGGGACGGCGACGGGGTGTCGTTCGCGCTCGAACTCATGCAGCACACGGGCTCCTTCAAGGCGCGCGGCGCGCTGAACTTCCTGCTCGCGCACCGCGAGGCCGGGACCCTGCCGGCGGCCGGCGTCACGATCGCCTCCGGCGGCAACGCGGGGCTGGCCTGCGCGTGGGCGGCCCGCGGCCAGGACGCGCGCGCGACGGTGTTCCTGCCCACCACGGCGCCGAAGGTGAAGGTCGACCGGCTGCTCGGCTACGGCGCCGACGTGCGGCTCGTCGGCACCGAGTACGCCGAGGCCCTCGCCGCCTCCGACGCCTTCGCCGCGGAGACCGGCGCGCTGGCCTCGCACGCCTACGACCACCCGCTGATCGCCGCCGGCGCCGGCACCCTGCTGGAGGAGGTCCAGCGGGGGCTGCCCGGCCTGGACACGGTGGTGGTCTCGGTCGGCGGCGGCGGGCTGTTCGCCGGGGTCGCGGCCGCCGCCCGGGCGCACGGGGTCCGCGTGGTCGCGGTCGAGCCGGAGAACTGCCGCGCGCTGCACGCGGCACTGGAGGCCGGCCGGCCCGTCGACGTCGCCGTCGACTCGGTGGCCGCCGACTCGCTGGGCGCCCGCCGGGCCTCCGCGGCGGCCCTGGAGGCGGCCCGCCAGGACCACGTCCGCTCGGTCCTGGTCACCGACGCCGACATCGTCCGGGCCCGCCGTTCCCTGTGGGACGAGCGCCGGCTCGCCGTCGAGCACGCCGCCGCCACGGCCCACGCGGCGCTGGGCACGGCCTACCGGCCGGAGCCCGGCGAGCGGGTCTGCGTCGTGCTCTGCGGCGCGAACACCGACCCCTCCGACCTGGTGGCGGCCCCTCGGCGCTGA
- a CDS encoding TetR/AcrR family transcriptional regulator, translated as MSRRSADERREQLIDAAIRVMIRDGVAKATTRAVVAEAGLPLGAFHYCFRAKEQLLHSVIERIMLRALDPPASPAAGEGTVDEVVRGTLRAYWERVRQNPDEHLLTYELTQYALRKPGLADVARGQYRHYTEVSLRQLESIARRSGAEWTLPLPVLARYGLSVLDGLTLNWLIDRDDEAAAAALDAYADHLVTLVRPVAEPAAAV; from the coding sequence ATGAGCCGCCGTTCGGCCGACGAGCGACGCGAGCAGTTGATCGACGCGGCGATCCGGGTCATGATCCGCGACGGCGTCGCGAAGGCGACCACCCGTGCCGTCGTCGCCGAGGCGGGGCTGCCGCTCGGCGCGTTCCACTACTGCTTCCGGGCCAAGGAGCAGCTCCTCCACAGCGTCATCGAGCGGATCATGCTGCGCGCCCTGGACCCGCCGGCCTCCCCGGCCGCCGGGGAGGGGACGGTGGACGAGGTGGTCAGGGGCACCCTGCGCGCCTACTGGGAACGGGTGCGGCAGAACCCTGACGAGCACCTCCTGACGTACGAGTTGACGCAGTACGCGCTGCGCAAGCCGGGCCTCGCCGACGTGGCCCGCGGCCAGTACCGGCACTACACCGAGGTCAGCCTGCGGCAGCTGGAGTCGATCGCCCGCCGCTCGGGCGCCGAGTGGACCCTGCCGCTGCCCGTGCTGGCGCGGTACGGGCTGAGCGTCCTGGACGGGCTCACCCTGAACTGGCTGATCGACCGGGACGACGAGGCGGCCGCCGCGGCGCTCGACGCGTACGCCGACCACCTGGTCACCCTGGTCAGGCCCGTCGCGGAACCGGCCGCCGCCGTCTGA
- a CDS encoding amino acid deaminase/aldolase has protein sequence MPATTALRAAAAPMSFEELRGATAELSPPFAVVDLGALHANASGMARRAGGKPIRLASKSLRCRPLIEQVLRMPGFSGVLAFTLPEALWLARTADETVGDILVGYPCADPAPLRALASDERAAARVTIMIDSLEHLDLLDAVLGADGPPVRVCLDLDASLRLLGGRIHLGMRRSPLHSPDAAAALARAVVARPRLRLVGVMSYEGQIAGVGDDQPGSPLTRSALRLVQRASARELRRRRAAAVRSVLDVAPLEFVNGGGTGSLEGTSAEPAITELGAGSGIYSPALFDHYRAFRPLPAAYFALDVVRRPAPRHVTVLGGGWTASGPAGLDRLPVPVWPAGLRMLAQEGAGEVQTPLVGDAADELRLGDRVWFRHAKAGELCERVDRLHLVEAGSIVDVVPTYRGEGHAFL, from the coding sequence TTGCCGGCCACCACCGCCCTCCGTGCCGCCGCCGCGCCGATGTCCTTCGAGGAGCTGCGCGGCGCCACCGCCGAGCTCAGCCCGCCCTTCGCCGTGGTCGACCTCGGCGCGCTGCACGCCAACGCCTCCGGCATGGCCCGCCGCGCCGGGGGCAAGCCCATCCGGCTGGCCAGCAAGTCGCTGCGCTGCCGCCCGCTGATCGAGCAGGTCCTGCGGATGCCCGGCTTCTCCGGCGTCCTCGCCTTCACGCTGCCCGAGGCCCTGTGGCTCGCGCGCACCGCCGACGAGACCGTGGGCGACATCCTGGTCGGCTACCCCTGCGCCGACCCGGCCCCGCTGCGCGCCCTCGCCTCCGACGAGCGGGCCGCCGCCCGCGTCACCATCATGATCGACTCGCTGGAGCACCTCGACCTGCTCGACGCGGTGCTCGGGGCGGACGGTCCCCCGGTACGGGTCTGCCTGGACCTGGACGCCTCGCTGCGGCTGCTCGGCGGCCGGATCCACCTGGGCATGCGCCGCTCGCCGCTGCACAGCCCCGACGCCGCCGCCGCGCTGGCCCGGGCCGTCGTGGCGCGGCCGCGGCTGCGGCTGGTCGGCGTCATGTCGTACGAGGGGCAGATCGCCGGGGTCGGGGACGACCAGCCCGGCTCGCCGCTGACCCGCTCGGCGCTGCGGCTGGTCCAGCGGGCGTCGGCCAGGGAGCTGCGCCGGCGGCGGGCCGCGGCCGTGCGCTCGGTGCTCGACGTCGCCCCGCTGGAGTTCGTCAACGGCGGCGGGACCGGCAGCCTGGAGGGGACCTCGGCCGAGCCGGCGATCACCGAGCTGGGGGCCGGCTCGGGCATCTACTCCCCCGCCCTCTTCGACCACTACCGCGCCTTCCGGCCGCTGCCCGCCGCGTACTTCGCCCTCGACGTCGTCCGGCGCCCCGCGCCCCGGCACGTGACGGTCCTCGGCGGCGGCTGGACCGCCTCCGGCCCGGCGGGCCTCGACCGACTGCCGGTCCCGGTGTGGCCGGCCGGTCTGCGGATGCTCGCCCAGGAGGGCGCGGGCGAGGTCCAGACGCCCCTCGTCGGCGACGCCGCCGACGAGCTGCGGCTCGGCGACCGCGTGTGGTTCCGCCACGCGAAGGCCGGCGAGCTGTGCGAACGCGTGGACCGCCTCCACCTCGTCGAGGCCGGCAGCATCGTGGACGTCGTCCCCACCTACCGCGGCGAGGGCCACGCGTTCCTGTGA
- a CDS encoding D-arabinono-1,4-lactone oxidase yields MTNVAGTWSNWSGSEHASPVRVLRPMDPGEVVAAVTAAARAGNRVKAVGAGHSFSPVAVAPDVQLRLDRLSALESVDRATGQVTVGAGMPLWRLNPLLAEHGLALEILGDIDRQTVSGAISTGTHGSGTRFGGIATQVRALELVLADGSLVTCSATERPELFAAARVGIGALGILTRVTLQCVPLFALHARDEARPVEETLARVHELADANDHFEFFWFPHSGTTLTRSFRRLPGDTPPAPIGEFSRRLDETVSGTGFDLLNRLGTRFPALVPPITRFAARAMSAREWTDLSHKVFASVRDVRFHEGEFAIPREDVVDALREIKRWIDRNDERVSFPLEVRFAAPDDIWLSTAYGRESCYIAFHQYHRMPHERYFRACEEILGSFGGRPHWGKMHQLDAAALRPRYERFDDFTAVRDEVDPTGVFANAYLDRVLGPAPESAR; encoded by the coding sequence ATGACGAACGTGGCGGGCACGTGGAGCAACTGGTCGGGCAGCGAGCACGCCAGCCCCGTACGGGTGCTGCGCCCGATGGACCCCGGCGAGGTGGTGGCCGCCGTCACCGCCGCGGCCCGCGCCGGGAACCGGGTGAAGGCCGTCGGGGCCGGCCACTCCTTCAGCCCCGTCGCCGTCGCCCCGGACGTCCAGCTGCGCCTGGACCGGCTCTCCGCACTGGAGTCGGTCGACCGCGCGACGGGCCAGGTCACCGTGGGCGCGGGCATGCCGCTGTGGCGGCTCAACCCGCTGCTCGCCGAGCACGGACTCGCGCTGGAGATCCTCGGCGACATCGACCGGCAGACCGTCTCCGGGGCCATCTCGACCGGCACCCACGGCAGCGGCACCCGCTTCGGCGGCATCGCCACCCAGGTGCGGGCCCTGGAGCTGGTCCTCGCCGACGGCAGCCTCGTCACCTGCTCGGCGACCGAGCGGCCCGAGCTCTTCGCCGCCGCCCGCGTCGGCATCGGCGCCCTCGGCATCCTCACCCGGGTGACGCTGCAGTGCGTCCCGCTCTTCGCGCTGCACGCCCGGGACGAGGCCCGGCCGGTCGAGGAGACCCTGGCCCGCGTGCACGAACTGGCCGACGCCAACGACCACTTCGAGTTCTTCTGGTTCCCGCACAGCGGCACCACGCTCACCCGCAGCTTCCGCCGGCTGCCCGGCGACACCCCGCCGGCCCCGATCGGGGAGTTCTCCCGGCGCCTCGACGAGACGGTCAGCGGCACCGGCTTCGACCTGCTCAACCGGCTCGGCACCCGCTTCCCGGCCCTGGTCCCGCCCATCACGCGGTTCGCCGCCCGGGCGATGTCCGCCCGCGAGTGGACCGACCTCTCCCACAAGGTCTTCGCCTCGGTCCGCGACGTGCGCTTCCACGAGGGCGAGTTCGCCATCCCCCGGGAGGACGTCGTGGACGCGCTGCGCGAGATCAAGCGCTGGATCGACCGCAACGACGAGCGGGTGTCCTTCCCGCTGGAGGTCCGCTTCGCCGCGCCCGACGACATCTGGCTCTCCACCGCGTACGGGCGCGAGAGCTGCTACATCGCCTTCCACCAGTACCACCGGATGCCCCACGAGCGGTACTTCCGGGCCTGCGAGGAGATCCTCGGCTCCTTCGGCGGGCGCCCCCACTGGGGCAAGATGCACCAGCTGGACGCCGCCGCGCTGCGCCCCCGCTACGAGCGCTTCGACGACTTCACCGCCGTACGGGACGAGGTGGACCCGACCGGAGTCTTCGCCAACGCCTACCTCGACCGGGTGCTGGGTCCGGCACCGGAGTCCGCCAGGTAG